One stretch of Gouania willdenowi chromosome 16, fGouWil2.1, whole genome shotgun sequence DNA includes these proteins:
- the LOC114478118 gene encoding C-Jun-amino-terminal kinase-interacting protein 4: protein MECSERVLCGTGEVELDPNIVSEEAGKLYSELQTIIETHGEGVVESLLPIFVWVLEGLASCKTQLRDREEEAERERAEREELLDRYQAERALRKDSQERYLELDDQFEHERRSMRMREQEREQRQRDLEKKAREQADQLVALEEQKTNLSRELSSLRHTHNKLAYTYRDILEKRKDSERDSPLRNHVRSRNSDFPLQHIASETSVDEKMIQRPHSNSGPPCLEQLKSKAVGVSVKPSLDPLFMEIISSTPELTQFHVSVNTSSPIQHNPEELSVKDELEKGLEVVICKMEEDKSEEGETKEKDEEEEADEDDSVEWELRNTDSVFSELSELSQDYVESVDRGASVRGSVDQFENILSQYEEVKISHEIVEAARKALISRVVELTDDRSALQLEVITLQETVSHLEGRMKEKEEETKRLRKEVCQAEDPDALLPASMRHFSRSEMARVVMEKNQYKQRLFELQEAVRHSQNLRANKEEKFTEEKRSSVWKKFHSLFGSSKPPLVTPSSAAVALSKSPSLYRSPLGSPQLPAISRTQTVSPATISPRARRRELYREIRSQIWAALGKRQIDGWSVPLANTQEDNEHVPEPKDVPALVQLRLLDQRDSTAKLKCAVAVTPEISGEATCSVWVVSGPASCSDITVIDPARPNAVLDQFSLPPTAPALCICAVPPIGNSAGTVWIGTQEGSIQIHSASVGRRRCLLSVSLSEGIHSLTYTQDQVVAGLADGTLAFFSHNSDGWNLQSHSVMAIGSNPLQPIRCCLAKDDRLWVGYWNRVHVVDTGTRKVERNFCVSERSEQQVRFLCAGGTGVWTSCRLDPILRLFDWSTGRPLQELDLTLLVTKTLGQPFLTLSPLQITALTIISGRLWVGTGGGAVFSIPLSITSEAVSIPYCSTASAQLCYHGHRQAVRFIVAASGCLITSTSSGQVTAAQLVLSGGEGYINFRIGDDASDEMTEVPQVPPQRSERSHMIIWQNPLPSDFSPEL, encoded by the exons ATGGAGTGTAGTGAGAGAGTGTTGTGTGGGACCGGTGAGGTGGAGCTGGACCCAAACATCGTCAGCGAGGAAGCAGGAAAACTTTATTCAGAGCTACAG ACTATCATCGAGACCCATGGCGAAGGTGTTGTGGAGTCGCTGCTGCCCATATTTGTTTGGGTCCTGGAGGGACTGGCCAGCTGTAAAACCCAGCTGAGAGACCGAGAGGAGGAGGCGGAGAGGGAGAGAGCTGAGCGCGAGGAGCTGCTGGATAGATACCAAGCAGAGCGAGCGCTACGTAAAGACAGTCAGGAG agGTATCTGGAGTTGGATGACCAATTTGAACACGAGAGGAGATCAATGAGAATGAGAGAACAGGAGCGGGAACAGCGGCAGAGAGATCTGGAGAAGAAAGCCAGAGAACAAGCTGATCAGT TGGTGGCCTTGGAAGAGCAGAAGACAAATCTAAGTCGAGAACTGAGCTCActgagacacacccacaacaAG CTGGCTTACACATATCGGgatattttggaaaaaaggaAAGACTCTGAGAGGGATTCTCCTTTAAG GAATCATGTGCGTTCAAGAAATTCAGACTTTCCACTGCAGCACATCGCTTCAGAAACTAGTGTGGATGAAAAG atgATTCAAAGACCTCATTCAAACTCAGGTCCTCCCTGTTTGGAGCAGTTAAAATCGAAAGCAGTCGGTGTTTCTGTAAAGCCTTCTCTGGACCCATTATTTATGGAGATCATCAGCTCTACTCCAGAGCTTACACAGTTTCATGTTTCTGTAAATACAAG CAGCCCAATCCAACACAACCCTGAGGAGCTATCAGTAAAAGATGAACTGGAGAAAGGTCTGGAGGTTGTGATCTGCAAGATGGAGGAGGATAAAAGTGAAGAAGGAGAGACGAAGGAAaaagatgaggaagaggaggcagATGAAGACGACAGTGTGGAATGGGAACTTCGCAACACTGACTCTGTGTTTTCAGAACTATCAGAGCTGAGTCAAGATTATGTGGAGAGCGTAGACCGAGGGGCCAGTGTCAGAG GTAGCGTAGACCAGTTTGAGAACATTCTTTCACAGTATGAGGAAGTGAAAATCTCACA TGAGATTGTTGAAGCTGCTCGAAAAGCTTTGATATCTCGGGTGGTTGAGCTGACCGATGACCGCTCAGCTCTTCAACTGGAAGTAATCACCCTTCAGGAAACAGTGTCTCATTTAGAAGGTCGAATgaaggaaaaggaggaggaaacCAAAAG ACTTCGGAAAGAAGTGTGCCAAGCAGAGGATCCAGAT GCTTTGCTACCGGCCTCCATGCGTCATTTCTCTCGCTCAGAAATGGCTCGTGTGGTCATGGAGAAGAACCAGTACAAGCAGCGTCTCTTTGAGCTTCAGGAGGCCGTCAGACACAGTCAGAACCTCAG agccaaCAAAGAGGAGAAGTTTACAGAGGAAAAAAGGTCCAGTGTTTGGAAAAA ATTCCACAGCTTGTTTGGTTCGTCCAAACCACCATTAGTCACACCCTCTTCTGCTGCTGTTGCTTTATCAAAATCCCCATCACTCTATCGCTCTCCACTGGGATCTCCTCAACTCCCGGCCATCAGCCGAACACAGACTGT ATCTCCTGCTACCATCTCGCCTCGTGCAAGGAGGAGGGAGCTCTACAGAGAGATTCGATCTCAGATTTGGGCAGCATTGGGAAAGCGGCAGATTGATGGCTGGAGTGTTCCTCTGGCAAATACACAG GAGGATAACGAACATGTACCAGAGCCCAAAGATGTTCCTGCTCTTGTGCAGCTAAGATTGTTAGACCAAAGAGACTCAACAGCCAAG CTGAAATGTGCAGTTGCCGTCACACCTGAGATCTCAGGGGAGGCCACG TGCTCTGTGTGGGTGGTTTCTGGCCCCGCCTCCTGCAGTGATATCACTGTGATTGATCCTGCACGGCCCAATGCAGTACTGGATCAGTTCAGCCTCCCTCCCACTGCTCCTGCTCTTTGCATTTGTGCAGTGCCCCCTATAG GTAACTCTGCAGGAACTGTGTGGATTGGGACTCAGGAAGGGAG TATACAGATACATTCAGCCTCTGTTGGCAGGAGACGCTGTCTGCTGTCTGTATCTCTATCAGAGGGCATCCATTCACTCAC GTATACCCAGGATCAGGTCGTTGCTGGTTTAGCTGACGGGACGTTGGCTTTTTTCTCTCACAACTCAG ATGGCTGGAATTTACAATCGCACTCTGTGATGGCTATTGGATCAAATCCCTTACAGCCCATTCGCTGCTGCCTTGCTAAAGATGACCGCCTGTGGGTGGGATACTGGAACAGAGTTCATGTAGTTGACACTGGTACCAGGAAGGTGGAG CGTAACTTCTGCGTGTCTGAGCGCAGTGAGCAGCAGGTTCGGTTCCTGTGTGCTGGGGGTACTGGAGTTTGGACCTCGTGCCGTCTTGATCCAATCCTCAGGCTGTTTGACTGGTCCACAGGGCGGCCCCTGCAGGAACTCGATCTAACCCTTTTGGTCACTAAAACATTAG GGCAGCCCTTCCTGACCCTGTCCCCTCTGCAGATCACCGCTCTCACCATCATCTCAGGTCGTCTGTGGGTGGGCACAGGAGGTGGAGCTGTTTTCTCCATCCCTTTGTCGATAA CTTCAGAGGCCGTTTCCATCCCGTATTGCTCCACGGCGTCGGCCCAGCTGTGCTACCACGGACATAGACAAGCTGTCCGATTTATCGTGGCTGCTTCTG GCTGCTTGATCACATCAACAAGCAGCGGCCAAGTCACAGCAGCTCA